In Desulfovibrio psychrotolerans, a single window of DNA contains:
- a CDS encoding Hpt domain-containing protein, translated as MHDDDQIEEFMSELYDKFYPQVMEGLEQMRAGGVHAGIEALSRPLHTIKGVTGFLGGFETASTFTHKVESFLKKVQAGDVELDDSVSSAAITAVNMVFQVIEQIRDTGGGPQDEMDGVLERIRLLSEPRTVQEETGKDGVRLSAGSGGVIAAIAMPRVHLPEQCRVLRDVLDRQEAGVPLILDFSGVRSVGSGLWEMLEAYAGRFPIHVAGMCPYVRGTFHGWGYGVLFTEHEHAAAVAEEAASSGISSGTSPVGTGSGRLA; from the coding sequence ATGCACGATGACGACCAGATAGAAGAGTTCATGAGTGAACTCTACGACAAGTTTTATCCGCAGGTGATGGAGGGGCTGGAACAGATGCGGGCGGGCGGCGTGCACGCCGGTATTGAAGCCCTGTCGCGACCGCTGCACACCATAAAAGGCGTTACCGGATTTCTGGGCGGATTTGAGACGGCATCCACCTTCACGCACAAGGTGGAGAGTTTTCTCAAAAAGGTTCAGGCGGGTGACGTGGAACTGGACGATTCCGTGAGCAGTGCCGCCATTACCGCCGTGAATATGGTTTTTCAGGTCATCGAGCAGATTCGCGACACCGGGGGCGGACCGCAGGACGAGATGGACGGGGTGCTGGAGCGTATCCGCTTGCTCAGCGAGCCGCGCACGGTGCAGGAAGAAACCGGTAAGGACGGCGTGCGGCTGTCGGCGGGCAGCGGCGGTGTAATAGCAGCCATAGCCATGCCGCGCGTGCATCTGCCTGAGCAGTGCCGGGTGCTGCGGGATGTGCTGGATCGGCAGGAGGCAGGTGTGCCGTTAATTCTGGATTTTTCCGGTGTGCGGTCCGTGGGTTCGGGGCTGTGGGAGATGCTGGAGGCGTATGCCGGGCGGTTTCCCATCCATGTGGCGGGCATGTGCCCGTATGTGCGCGGCACCTTTCATGGATGGGGCTACGGGGTATTGTTCACGGAGCATGAACATGCCGCAGCCGTTGCGGAAGAAGCCGCCTCTTCCGGTATCTCTTCTGGCACGTCTCCCGTAGGAACAGGCAGCGGGAGGCTGGCATGA
- a CDS encoding sigma-54 interaction domain-containing protein: protein MSAQEHGAGGEPSQHEHHFALTEERRATLRALELAASMGQFGNSLNELENETSILSQTAAKLSALMDFSGICMLLADEATFEFDIAWCSHPDMRESFRRETALLIEDRTFAWALGRNKPSVVTTQMGKMLLHPLSTASGPLGMFAGILGNEPGERGDMADISHYLITVALFASATLLENFRLYRHLEQVNTTLEEQVAERTRELTDSNTRLRSTLAEKEHYRQNLEAVFSSMQDPLITVDRQRRILSVNRAGEAFFGAGAEFVAGRPFHEICRHATAACLQVFASTIDQGQTVREFRTQYRHEGMDKALVLSCSPLVSAGGTMDGAVLLIRDITRLASLERQLKERHSFRSIVGKSARMQQLYTLLENLAEVDTTVLVTGESGTGKELVADALHHNGPRAAGPLVKVNCTALSESLLESELFGHVRGAFTGAVSNRAGRFEAAEGGTIFLDEIGDISLRIQVLLLRFLESKEFERVGDTATRKADVRIVAATNADLLRKVREGSFRADLYYRLNVMHVHLPPLRERRDDIPLLISHFTEYFNRTLKTEIEGVSDDAMHFFMRHPWSGNVRELKHAVEHACILCRTGTIGMEHLTPEILTAASGNEGAQLMPHPPFLQAPGNHGYAPLSPAFPSAAPPSFTGESSAPHHGPMNGRTQPLQPDSPHLSPSAKQAYPAEQEYMAGLHNLPHSLGLSHPPYLSHSGRRPAFHDLSAQDIANAIRAAHGNKAHAARLLGIGRATLYRKMRELGLDY from the coding sequence GTGAGCGCACAGGAACACGGCGCAGGCGGCGAACCCAGCCAGCACGAACACCACTTTGCCCTCACGGAAGAACGCCGCGCCACGCTGCGCGCGCTGGAGCTGGCCGCCTCCATGGGCCAGTTCGGCAACAGCCTGAACGAACTGGAAAACGAAACGTCCATTCTCTCGCAAACCGCCGCCAAGCTTTCTGCCCTCATGGACTTTTCCGGCATCTGCATGCTGCTGGCGGATGAGGCGACCTTCGAGTTCGACATTGCATGGTGCTCCCACCCCGACATGCGCGAATCCTTCCGGCGGGAGACAGCCCTGCTCATAGAAGACCGCACCTTCGCGTGGGCTCTGGGCAGAAACAAGCCCTCGGTGGTCACGACCCAGATGGGGAAAATGCTGCTGCACCCCCTTTCCACCGCATCCGGCCCGCTGGGCATGTTTGCGGGCATTCTCGGCAACGAACCGGGAGAACGCGGCGACATGGCGGACATAAGCCACTACCTTATCACGGTGGCACTTTTTGCTTCCGCCACCCTGCTGGAGAACTTCCGCCTCTACCGCCATCTGGAGCAGGTTAACACCACCCTTGAGGAGCAAGTGGCGGAGCGCACCCGGGAACTTACCGACTCCAATACCCGGTTGCGCAGCACGCTGGCGGAAAAGGAACATTACCGGCAGAATCTGGAAGCCGTGTTCTCCTCCATGCAGGACCCGCTTATCACCGTGGACCGGCAGCGCCGTATCCTCAGCGTGAACAGGGCGGGAGAGGCTTTTTTCGGTGCCGGAGCCGAATTTGTGGCGGGCAGGCCGTTCCATGAAATATGTCGCCACGCCACCGCCGCCTGCCTGCAAGTCTTTGCCAGCACCATTGACCAAGGCCAGACTGTACGCGAATTTCGTACCCAATACCGGCACGAGGGCATGGACAAGGCGCTGGTGCTCAGCTGTTCACCGCTGGTTTCCGCAGGCGGCACCATGGACGGGGCGGTGCTGCTCATCCGCGACATAACCCGGCTTGCCTCGCTGGAACGCCAGCTCAAAGAACGCCACTCCTTCCGCAGCATAGTGGGCAAAAGCGCGCGCATGCAGCAACTCTACACCCTGCTGGAAAATCTGGCAGAGGTGGATACCACCGTGCTGGTTACGGGTGAATCCGGCACCGGAAAAGAACTGGTGGCAGACGCCCTGCACCATAACGGGCCGCGTGCCGCAGGCCCGCTGGTAAAGGTTAACTGCACCGCCCTGTCGGAAAGCCTGCTGGAAAGCGAGCTCTTCGGCCATGTGCGCGGCGCGTTTACCGGCGCGGTCAGCAACCGCGCAGGGCGTTTCGAGGCTGCGGAAGGCGGCACCATTTTTCTGGACGAGATAGGCGACATTTCTTTGCGCATTCAGGTGCTGCTGCTGCGTTTTCTGGAATCCAAGGAGTTTGAACGTGTGGGCGACACGGCCACACGCAAGGCCGATGTGCGCATTGTGGCTGCCACCAATGCCGACCTGCTCCGCAAGGTCCGCGAAGGCAGCTTCCGGGCTGACCTCTACTACCGCCTGAACGTGATGCATGTGCACCTGCCGCCGCTGCGGGAGCGGCGGGATGACATTCCCCTGCTCATCAGCCACTTTACGGAGTACTTTAACCGGACTTTGAAAACCGAGATTGAGGGCGTTTCTGATGACGCCATGCATTTTTTCATGCGGCATCCGTGGTCGGGCAACGTACGCGAACTGAAACATGCTGTGGAGCATGCCTGCATTCTGTGCCGGACAGGCACCATAGGCATGGAACACCTCACGCCGGAAATCCTGACTGCCGCGTCCGGTAACGAGGGTGCGCAACTGATGCCGCATCCGCCGTTCCTTCAGGCACCGGGCAACCATGGATATGCCCCCCTCTCTCCTGCCTTTCCATCCGCTGCGCCGCCTTCTTTTACGGGAGAGTCTTCCGCACCACATCACGGGCCGATGAACGGCAGGACGCAGCCTTTGCAACCGGACTCTCCGCACCTTTCCCCTTCTGCCAAGCAGGCGTATCCGGCGGAACAGGAGTATATGGCCGGCTTACACAACCTGCCTCATTCGCTTGGCTTGTCCCATCCGCCTTACCTGTCTCATTCTGGCCGCCGCCCCGCCTTTCATGACCTCTCCGCACAGGACATAGCCAACGCCATTCGGGCTGCTCATGGCAACAAGGCGCATGCCGCCCGCCTGCTGGGCATAGGGCGGGCCACGCTCTATCGCAAAATGCGCGAACTGGGACTGGATTACTGA
- a CDS encoding methyl-accepting chemotaxis protein, producing the protein MKLRTKMTGFQAIATVVIVSVLSAVFIMELISYSSAESEKYRTEAMQKEEERLRDYVNMAVGSVEAYLQRSKDVEALKQEKMADLKTVVDALSSQIAGLRESRPDMDEARFGAEVAALVAAVRFDGDNYLWINDMTPRMVMHPVDASMNGKDLSGVRDSKGNQLFMDMVRMCREHGEGMVSYYWAKPGEREETLKISYVRLIPGLNWIIGTGAWIEDITQEMQQRAMEQVARMRLGDGNYFWINDTAGVMLSHPNGALVGTNMMETRDKNGKPYFREIVTTAGARGEAVVDYVWPKDGSDRPEPKLSYVRLVPEWNWMVGMGIYVDGVESAIAARQKATDETVSGVVRLVALLSAVILAVVLGISFLFTRSITNTLGGEPDEMADIASTVSRGDLTFAFGDRLAQGVFASLKEMVGRLIGVVREIQAATEQVAAGAEELASSSENMSQGATMQAASVEEVSASMTQMLAGVRQNAENARTTESLVTKAAQDTRQSSDALRRTVEVMHQIADKIGFIEEIARQTNLLALNAAIEAARAGEHGKGFAVVAAEVRKLAERSREAAGEITELTGSSVSVAEEAGKMLAAVVPDIQQTADMVREIAAACAEQESGVGQINSAVAQLDTVIQQNASASEELASTAEEFSAQAVQLQQSIAFFTLNGRAGAERRGAGHARTGARGAAASGRKIGHKQGAGALPQGTAGKGAPAKGVQLALTDEDGEFERF; encoded by the coding sequence ATGAAGTTGCGGACAAAAATGACAGGGTTTCAGGCCATCGCCACGGTAGTGATCGTATCCGTGCTGAGTGCGGTGTTCATCATGGAATTGATATCGTACAGCAGCGCAGAATCGGAAAAGTACCGCACCGAGGCCATGCAGAAGGAAGAAGAAAGACTGCGGGATTACGTGAACATGGCTGTCGGTTCTGTGGAAGCGTATCTTCAGCGTTCCAAGGACGTGGAGGCGCTGAAGCAGGAAAAGATGGCGGACCTGAAAACCGTGGTGGACGCCCTGTCATCGCAGATAGCAGGACTGCGCGAAAGCAGACCGGATATGGACGAGGCCCGTTTCGGTGCGGAAGTGGCGGCTCTTGTGGCCGCCGTTCGTTTTGACGGCGACAACTACCTGTGGATTAACGACATGACGCCCCGGATGGTCATGCACCCCGTTGATGCCTCCATGAACGGAAAAGACCTTTCCGGCGTTCGCGATTCCAAAGGCAACCAGCTGTTTATGGATATGGTGCGCATGTGCCGCGAACACGGCGAGGGTATGGTTTCCTACTACTGGGCCAAGCCGGGGGAACGGGAAGAAACGCTTAAGATTTCCTACGTGCGGCTCATCCCGGGGCTTAACTGGATTATCGGTACCGGCGCATGGATAGAGGATATCACGCAGGAGATGCAGCAACGCGCCATGGAGCAGGTTGCCCGCATGCGCCTTGGTGACGGGAACTATTTTTGGATAAACGACACTGCGGGCGTTATGCTCAGCCATCCCAACGGCGCGCTCGTGGGTACGAACATGATGGAAACCCGTGATAAGAACGGCAAGCCCTATTTCCGGGAGATAGTTACCACCGCCGGTGCGCGGGGAGAGGCCGTGGTGGATTACGTCTGGCCCAAGGATGGGTCCGACAGGCCGGAACCCAAGCTGTCCTATGTACGCCTTGTGCCTGAATGGAACTGGATGGTGGGCATGGGTATTTATGTGGACGGCGTGGAATCGGCCATTGCCGCGCGGCAAAAGGCCACGGACGAAACGGTTTCCGGTGTGGTGCGTCTTGTCGCTCTGCTTTCGGCCGTCATTCTGGCCGTGGTGCTGGGCATCAGCTTCCTGTTCACGCGCTCCATTACCAACACCCTGGGCGGCGAACCGGATGAAATGGCAGACATAGCCTCCACGGTTTCACGCGGTGATCTGACCTTTGCCTTCGGTGACCGGTTGGCGCAGGGGGTTTTTGCCTCGCTCAAGGAGATGGTGGGAAGGCTTATCGGCGTGGTGCGGGAAATTCAGGCCGCAACCGAGCAGGTGGCTGCAGGGGCAGAGGAATTGGCTTCTTCGTCCGAAAATATGTCGCAGGGTGCCACCATGCAGGCTGCTTCCGTGGAAGAGGTTTCCGCTTCCATGACCCAGATGCTGGCCGGAGTGCGCCAGAACGCAGAAAATGCGCGAACAACCGAGTCGCTTGTCACCAAAGCCGCCCAAGATACGCGCCAGTCCAGCGACGCATTGCGCCGCACTGTGGAAGTGATGCATCAGATTGCGGACAAGATTGGCTTTATTGAAGAGATTGCCCGGCAGACAAACCTGCTTGCCCTGAATGCCGCCATTGAGGCCGCCCGGGCGGGTGAGCACGGCAAGGGCTTTGCCGTGGTGGCTGCAGAGGTGCGCAAGCTGGCAGAGCGTTCGCGTGAGGCGGCGGGCGAGATAACCGAGCTTACCGGTTCCAGCGTTTCCGTGGCGGAAGAGGCAGGCAAAATGCTTGCCGCCGTGGTTCCGGATATTCAGCAGACGGCTGATATGGTCCGCGAAATTGCCGCCGCCTGCGCTGAGCAGGAATCCGGCGTGGGACAGATTAACTCGGCCGTGGCACAACTGGATACAGTTATTCAGCAGAACGCTTCTGCATCTGAGGAGCTTGCCTCCACGGCGGAAGAGTTTTCCGCGCAGGCAGTGCAACTGCAGCAATCCATAGCCTTTTTTACCCTTAACGGCAGGGCGGGCGCGGAGCGCAGAGGGGCGGGACATGCCCGCACAGGCGCACGCGGGGCCGCTGCTTCCGGGCGGAAGATTGGGCATAAGCAGGGCGCAGGAGCCTTGCCGCAAGGCACGGCAGGAAAGGGCGCACCCGCAAAAGGGGTGCAGCTTGCCCTGACCGATGAAGACGGAGAGTTTGAGCGGTTCTAG
- a CDS encoding HDOD domain-containing protein, which translates to MGKLHIDELRPGMRLQSDVFGMRNRKLFPAGTVLEDRQITAMKAWGVTEAEIEGVSRKDLADQPGPEIPPQMLEAARGVVDDCFRGTHTGNEFMEEFHRLCVLRTAMRIQQGTFSPMLSSQLDELRTQCADRNTERRPESARMLVATEVKLLSFPHVYTHILREMQSPACSARRLGEIVSRDTGLTAKILRLVNSPFYGFPARIDTVERAITILGANELTTLALGISAVNIFGSVPSDVLNMRHFWEHSISCGVLARLIAGHIPGLSEERFFVGGLLHDIGMLLMLRCTPKAQCCALLHSRDNKVPLEEAERHTYGFDHAEVGGLLLKAWSIPQTLAHMVRNHHSPQKNQPLLDAAIIHLADMLALGLRSNDYSAFYAPKISPQVLDAVGLPPSALEPMLIQHHRQMSEMIHVFFAGGLA; encoded by the coding sequence GTGGGAAAACTGCATATAGACGAACTGCGACCGGGCATGCGGCTGCAATCCGATGTATTCGGCATGCGCAACCGCAAGCTTTTTCCCGCTGGAACCGTGCTGGAAGACCGCCAGATAACCGCCATGAAAGCGTGGGGCGTGACCGAGGCAGAAATTGAGGGGGTTTCGCGCAAGGACCTTGCCGACCAGCCCGGACCGGAAATACCGCCCCAGATGCTGGAGGCCGCACGGGGCGTGGTGGATGACTGCTTCCGGGGAACTCACACGGGGAACGAGTTCATGGAAGAATTCCACCGCCTGTGTGTTCTGCGCACCGCGATGCGCATACAGCAGGGCACCTTTTCTCCCATGCTCTCCTCACAACTGGACGAACTGCGCACCCAATGCGCCGACCGGAATACCGAGCGACGCCCCGAATCCGCCCGCATGCTGGTGGCGACCGAGGTCAAGCTGCTCTCGTTTCCCCACGTCTATACGCACATTCTGCGCGAGATGCAGTCTCCCGCCTGCTCCGCACGCAGGCTGGGCGAAATAGTCAGCCGCGATACGGGACTCACCGCCAAGATACTGCGTCTGGTAAACAGCCCCTTCTACGGGTTCCCTGCCCGCATAGACACCGTGGAGCGCGCCATCACCATTCTGGGTGCCAACGAACTGACCACGCTGGCACTGGGCATTTCTGCCGTGAACATCTTCGGCAGCGTGCCTTCCGACGTGCTGAACATGCGCCATTTCTGGGAACACTCCATCTCCTGCGGCGTGCTTGCCCGGCTCATTGCGGGGCACATTCCGGGGCTTTCCGAAGAGCGGTTTTTCGTGGGCGGGCTGCTGCACGACATTGGCATGCTGCTCATGCTGCGCTGCACGCCCAAGGCGCAGTGCTGCGCCCTGCTTCACTCCCGCGACAACAAGGTGCCGCTGGAAGAGGCGGAGCGCCACACTTACGGGTTCGACCATGCCGAGGTGGGCGGGCTGCTGCTCAAGGCGTGGAGCATTCCGCAAACCCTTGCCCACATGGTGCGCAACCATCACTCGCCGCAAAAAAACCAGCCCCTGCTGGATGCAGCTATCATCCATCTGGCGGACATGCTGGCTCTGGGGCTCCGGTCAAACGACTACAGTGCCTTTTACGCCCCCAAAATCTCCCCGCAGGTGCTGGATGCCGTGGGGCTGCCGCCCAGCGCGCTGGAACCCATGCTCATTCAGCACCATCGGCAGATGTCTGAGATGATACATGTTTTCTTTGCGGGGGGCCTCGCGTGA
- a CDS encoding response regulator codes for MRALVVEDEFISRIIVEKMLAPVFEVDAVVNGSEALEAFELAHGEERPYRLILMDIMMPGTNGLEALEIIRRREDERKLPRAKVIMTTALSDMQSVLRAFDTGQASAYIVKPIDKEKLYRELKTLGLIED; via the coding sequence ATGCGCGCACTGGTTGTGGAAGACGAGTTCATCAGCCGCATCATTGTGGAGAAGATGCTGGCACCCGTGTTTGAGGTGGATGCCGTGGTCAACGGCAGCGAGGCGCTGGAGGCGTTTGAACTGGCGCACGGTGAAGAGCGTCCCTACAGGCTCATCCTCATGGATATTATGATGCCCGGCACCAACGGGCTGGAGGCGCTGGAAATCATCCGCCGCCGGGAAGACGAACGCAAGCTGCCCCGTGCCAAGGTGATCATGACCACGGCACTTTCCGACATGCAGTCCGTTCTGCGTGCATTCGACACCGGGCAGGCATCAGCCTACATCGTCAAGCCCATAGACAAGGAAAAGCTCTACCGGGAACTGAAGACGCTGGGACTTATCGAAGACTGA
- the acs gene encoding acetate--CoA ligase, with amino-acid sequence MSQTRIESMMDEKRLFEPPAEGRETAWVKSMEEYEALYKRSMEDNEGFWAERAGTLIDWFTPFTKVLEADMDTPSIKWFQDGTLNVAYNCVDRHIANGRRNKAAIIWQGEPDEDVKVYTYQMLYDQVCRFANVLKAQGVGKGDRVALYMPMIPELAVAMLACVRIGAVHSIVFAGFSAVSLQNRVQDCEAKVLVTADAVLRAGRTIPLKKNADEALRECPSVTRVVVVNRANANVDWVEGRDLWWHEQMKAPGISGHCPCEPMEAEAPLFILYTSGSTGKPKGVVHTTGGYLTYTAHTTQWVFDLKDSDVYWCTADVGWITGHSYIVYGPLALGGTTLMFEGVPSYPGPDRFWQVVEKFRVNIFYTAPTVIRSLMREGSEWTRKHDLSSLRLLGSVGEPINPEAWMWYHEHIGGSALPIVDTWWQTETGGIMISALPFATPLKPGSATRPLPGVDARIVRPDGTDAQPNEGGHLIIRKPWPGMLRGVFGDPARYKSTYFERFPGAYEAGDGARVDSDGYFWIMGRLDDVINVSGHRMGTAEIESALVSHPSVAEAAVVGMPHAIKGEAIYAYVTLSADVEETEELRAELRTWVRKEIGPIASPEVLQFADGLPKTRSGKIMRRILRKIAGGSTSDFGDTSTLADPGVIADLIEGRVDLTGR; translated from the coding sequence ATGAGCCAGACACGAATTGAAAGCATGATGGATGAAAAAAGACTTTTCGAGCCGCCTGCGGAGGGCCGGGAAACCGCGTGGGTCAAGTCCATGGAAGAATACGAGGCGCTGTACAAGCGGTCCATGGAAGATAACGAAGGCTTCTGGGCGGAGCGCGCAGGCACGCTTATCGACTGGTTCACGCCGTTCACCAAAGTCCTTGAGGCGGATATGGATACCCCGTCCATAAAATGGTTTCAGGACGGCACGCTGAACGTGGCCTATAACTGCGTGGACAGGCATATTGCCAACGGGCGCAGGAATAAGGCCGCCATCATCTGGCAGGGCGAGCCGGATGAGGACGTGAAGGTCTACACCTATCAGATGCTGTATGATCAGGTCTGCCGTTTCGCCAATGTGCTCAAGGCACAGGGCGTGGGCAAAGGGGACCGTGTGGCCCTGTACATGCCCATGATCCCGGAACTGGCCGTGGCCATGCTGGCGTGCGTACGTATCGGTGCTGTGCACTCCATTGTCTTTGCAGGATTTTCCGCCGTGAGCCTGCAAAACCGCGTTCAGGACTGCGAGGCCAAGGTGCTGGTCACGGCAGACGCCGTGCTCCGTGCCGGGCGCACCATCCCGCTGAAGAAGAATGCGGACGAAGCCCTGCGGGAATGCCCCAGCGTAACCCGTGTGGTCGTGGTCAATCGTGCCAACGCCAACGTGGACTGGGTGGAAGGGCGCGACCTGTGGTGGCATGAGCAGATGAAGGCCCCCGGCATATCCGGTCACTGCCCCTGCGAACCCATGGAGGCGGAAGCCCCCCTCTTCATCCTGTACACCAGCGGCTCCACGGGCAAGCCCAAGGGCGTGGTGCACACCACCGGCGGCTACCTGACCTACACCGCCCACACCACGCAGTGGGTGTTCGACCTCAAAGACAGCGACGTGTACTGGTGCACAGCGGACGTGGGCTGGATTACCGGACACTCCTATATCGTCTACGGCCCGCTGGCCCTTGGCGGCACCACGCTTATGTTCGAAGGGGTACCCAGCTATCCCGGACCGGACAGATTCTGGCAGGTGGTGGAAAAGTTCCGCGTGAACATCTTCTACACCGCCCCCACGGTTATCCGTTCGCTCATGCGTGAAGGGTCTGAATGGACCCGCAAGCACGATCTTTCCAGCCTGCGGCTGCTGGGGTCCGTGGGCGAGCCCATCAATCCCGAGGCGTGGATGTGGTATCACGAACACATCGGCGGCAGCGCGCTGCCCATAGTGGATACGTGGTGGCAGACAGAGACGGGCGGCATCATGATTTCCGCACTGCCTTTTGCCACGCCGCTCAAGCCCGGTTCCGCCACTCGCCCTCTGCCCGGTGTGGACGCACGCATCGTCCGGCCGGACGGAACGGACGCGCAGCCCAACGAGGGCGGGCACCTGATTATCCGCAAGCCGTGGCCCGGCATGCTGCGCGGTGTGTTCGGCGACCCTGCGCGCTACAAGAGCACGTATTTTGAACGGTTCCCCGGTGCCTACGAGGCTGGAGACGGCGCGCGGGTGGACAGCGACGGCTATTTCTGGATCATGGGCCGGCTGGACGACGTTATCAACGTTTCCGGGCACCGCATGGGCACGGCGGAAATCGAATCCGCCCTTGTGTCCCATCCCTCAGTGGCAGAAGCCGCCGTGGTGGGTATGCCCCACGCCATAAAGGGTGAGGCCATATACGCGTACGTTACGCTTTCTGCCGATGTGGAAGAAACGGAAGAACTGCGCGCCGAGTTGCGCACATGGGTGCGCAAGGAGATAGGCCCCATTGCCTCGCCGGAAGTGCTGCAGTTTGCGGACGGTCTGCCCAAGACCCGCAGCGGCAAGATTATGCGGCGGATTCTGCGCAAGATTGCGGGCGGCTCTACCAGCGATTTTGGTGATACCTCCACTCTTGCCGACCCCGGCGTTATAGCTGACCTTATTGAAGGCAGGGTGGATCTGACAGGAAGATAA